From a region of the Zingiber officinale cultivar Zhangliang chromosome 10B, Zo_v1.1, whole genome shotgun sequence genome:
- the LOC122029677 gene encoding sulfite reductase [ferredoxin], chloroplastic-like isoform X1, translating into MLPDSCGTLASAGFVGESQQARHRLSARWLGSLPPSAAVSGLDSSPPSLSMAASTPAAGVESKIRIPGFQGLQSSVLVPLGREVGPFPIGRSSRSSSVIRAVSTVRPRIKPDNTEVKRSKVELFKEQSNFLRFPLNEELRSEAPNINEAATQLIKFHGSYQQTNRDERGAKSYQFMLRTKNPCGKVPNKLYLVMDDLADEFGIGTLRLTTRQTFQLHGILKKNLQTVMSTIIKNMGSTLGACGDLNRNVLAPAAPFVKKEYVFAQVTAENIAALLTPQSGAYYDLWVNGGKILSAEHPEVVKARNDNSHGTNFTDSPEPIYGSQFLPRKFKIAVTVPTDNSVDILTNDIGVVLVSSDDGEPQGFNIYVGGGMGRTHRVGTTFPRLGEPLGFVAKEDILYAIKAIVVTQRENGRRDDRKYSRMKYLISTWGIEKFRSVVEHYYGKKFEKFRELPEWEFKSYLGWHEQGDGAMFCGLHIDNGRIGGKMKQTLREIIEKYKLNVRITPNQNLILCDIRRSWRRPITTALAQAGLLLPRYVDPLNITSMACPALPLCPLAITEAERGIPEILKRVRAVFDKVGLKYNESVVIRVTGCPNGCARPYMAELGLVGDGPNSYQIWLGGAPNQTTLAKSFMDKVKVHDLEKVFEPLFYYWKTKRLRGESFGNFSVRMGFEKLQKLVERWEGPVEPASRFNLKLFADRQTFEAMAELAKQQNKSAHQLAMEVIRNYVAAQGNESDGH; encoded by the exons ATGCTCCCCGATTCGTGTGGTACTCTTGCTTCGGCGGGTTTCGTTGGCGAATCCCAGCAGGCGCGGCACCGCTTGTCCGCTCGCTGGTTGGGCTCGCTTCCCCCATCCGCAGCTGTTTCAGGACTCGATTCGAGCCCTCCATCGCTGTCCATGGCGGCCTCGACGCCGGCGGCGGGCGTGGAATCGAAAATCCGCATCCCGGGATTCCAGGGGCTCCAATCGTCCGTATTGGTTCCTCTCGGGAGGGAAGTCGGTCCTTTTCCAATCGGACGCTCTTCGAGGTCTTCCTCCGTTATCAGAGCCGTCTCCACGGTGAGACCG CGTATAAAGCCGGATAATACTGAAGTAAAGCGGAGCAAGGTTGAGTTGTTTAAGGAGCAAAGCAACTTCCTTAGGTTTCCTTTAAATGAGGAATTGCGCTCAGAAGCTCCAAATATAAATGAAGCTGCCACTCAGCTAATCAAGTTTCATGGGAGTTATCAACAGACAAATAGAGATGAACGTGGTGCAAAGTCCTACCAGTTTATGCTCCGTACTAAGAATCCTTGTGGGAAAGTCCCAAACAAGCTCTACTTGGTTATGGATGACCTGGCTGATGAGTTTGGAATTGGTACTCTCCGTTTGACCACTAGGCAGACATTTCAATTGCATGGGATCCTGAAGAAAAACCTACAAACTGTGATGAGTACTATTATTAAGAACATGGGATCAACACTTGGTGCATGTGGCGATCTTAATAGGAATGTATTAGCCCCTGCAGCACCATTTGTGAAAAAAGAGTATGTTTTTGCACAGGTGACTGCAGAAAACATTGCTGCTCTATTGACACCTCAATCTGGAGCATATTACGATTTGTGGGTAAATGGAGGGAAAATTTTGTCAGCAGAGCATCCAGAAGTAGTGAAAGCCCGCAATGATAATTCTCATGGAACCAACTTCACTGACTCACCTGAGCCCATTTATGGCAGCCAATTCTTGCCTCGAAAGTTTAAGATTGCTGTGACTGTACCAACAGACAACTCAGTGGATATCCTCACCAATGATATTGGTGTTGTACTAGTTTCTAGTGACGATGGAGAACCTCAAGGCTTTAACATCTAT GTGGGAGGAGGTATGGGAAGGACTCATCGAGTTGggacaacttttcctcgtttggGAGAACCACTAGGCTTTGTCGCCAAAGAAGATATTTTATATGCTATAAAAGCTATTGTTGTTACTCAAAGAGAAAATGGGAGGAGGGATGATAGGAAGTATAGTCGAATGAAATATTTGATTAGCACGTGGGGCATTGAGAAGTTCCGCAGTGTTGTTGAACACTATTATGGTAAGAAGTTTGAAAAATTCAGAGAATTACCTGAGTGGGAATTCAAGAGTTACCTTGGATGGCATGaacag GGTGATGGTGCAATGTTTTGTGGACTGCATATCGATAATGGGCGTATAGGCGGGAAAATGAAACAAACTTTACGAGAAATAATTGAGAAGTATAAACTGAATGTCCGAATTACACCAAACCAGAATTTGATCTTGTGTGATATTAGACGTTCCTGGAGAAGACCTATCACCACAGCTCTTGCCCAAGCAGGTTTACTG TTGCCCAGATACGTTGATCCTCTTAATATAACTTCCATGGCTTGCCCTGCTCTACCACTATGTCCGCTTGCAATAACAGAAGCTGAGAGAGGGATTCCAGAAATTCTCAAACGGGTTCGAGCTGTTTTTGATAAG gTTGGCCTCAAATACAATGAGTCCGTAGTGATAAGAGTGACTGGATGTCCCAATGGCTGTGCCAGACCCTACATGGCTGAACTTGGACTTGTTGGGGATGGCCCCAACAGCTACCAG ATCTGGCTAGGGGGAGCACCTAACCAGACTACACTGGCAAAGAGCTTTATGGATAAGGTGAAGGTCCATGACTTAGAGAAGGTATTCGAACCCCTGTTTTACTACTGGAAAACAAAACGGCTCCGTGGTGAATCATTTGGCAACTTTTCAGTTAGGATG GGCTTTGAGAAATTACAGAAGCTGGTAGAGAGGTGGGAAGGCCCTGTGGAGCCAGCATCAAGATTCAACCTAAAACTCTTCGCAGACCGGCAGACATTTGAGGCGATGGCAGAGCTTGCAAAGCAGCAGAACAAATCGGCTCACCAGCTCGCCATGGAGGTCATTCGCAACTATGTTGCTGCCCAGGGCAATGAATCAGATGGACACTGA
- the LOC122029677 gene encoding sulfite reductase [ferredoxin], chloroplastic-like isoform X2 — translation MLPDSCGTLASAGFVGESQQARHRLSARWLGSLPPSAAVSGLDSSPPSLSMAASTPAAGVESKIRIPGFQGLQSSVLVPLGREVGPFPIGRSSRSSSVIRAVSTVRPRIKPDNTEVKRSKVELFKEQSNFLRFPLNEELRSEAPNINEAATQLIKFHGSYQQTNRDERGAKSYQFMLRTKNPCGKVPNKLYLVMDDLADEFGIGTLRLTTRQTFQLHGILKKNLQTVMSTIIKNMGSTLGACGDLNRNVLAPAAPFVKKEYVFAQVTAENIAALLTPQSGAYYDLWVNGGKILSAEHPEVVKARNDNSHGTNFTDSPEPIYGSQFLPRKFKIAVTVPTDNSVDILTNDIGVVLVSSDDGEPQGFNIYVGGGMGRTHRVGTTFPRLGEPLGFVAKEDILYAIKAIVVTQRENGRRDDRKYSRMKYLISTWGIEKFRSVVEHYYGKKFEKFRELPEWEFKSYLGWHEQGDGAMFCGLHIDNGRIGGKMKQTLREIIEKYKLNVRITPNQNLILCDIRRSWRRPITTALAQAGLLLPRYVDPLNITSMACPALPLCPLAITEAERGIPEILKRVRAVFDKVGLKYNESVVIRVTGCPNGCARPYMAELGLVGDGPNSYQVYQQN, via the exons ATGCTCCCCGATTCGTGTGGTACTCTTGCTTCGGCGGGTTTCGTTGGCGAATCCCAGCAGGCGCGGCACCGCTTGTCCGCTCGCTGGTTGGGCTCGCTTCCCCCATCCGCAGCTGTTTCAGGACTCGATTCGAGCCCTCCATCGCTGTCCATGGCGGCCTCGACGCCGGCGGCGGGCGTGGAATCGAAAATCCGCATCCCGGGATTCCAGGGGCTCCAATCGTCCGTATTGGTTCCTCTCGGGAGGGAAGTCGGTCCTTTTCCAATCGGACGCTCTTCGAGGTCTTCCTCCGTTATCAGAGCCGTCTCCACGGTGAGACCG CGTATAAAGCCGGATAATACTGAAGTAAAGCGGAGCAAGGTTGAGTTGTTTAAGGAGCAAAGCAACTTCCTTAGGTTTCCTTTAAATGAGGAATTGCGCTCAGAAGCTCCAAATATAAATGAAGCTGCCACTCAGCTAATCAAGTTTCATGGGAGTTATCAACAGACAAATAGAGATGAACGTGGTGCAAAGTCCTACCAGTTTATGCTCCGTACTAAGAATCCTTGTGGGAAAGTCCCAAACAAGCTCTACTTGGTTATGGATGACCTGGCTGATGAGTTTGGAATTGGTACTCTCCGTTTGACCACTAGGCAGACATTTCAATTGCATGGGATCCTGAAGAAAAACCTACAAACTGTGATGAGTACTATTATTAAGAACATGGGATCAACACTTGGTGCATGTGGCGATCTTAATAGGAATGTATTAGCCCCTGCAGCACCATTTGTGAAAAAAGAGTATGTTTTTGCACAGGTGACTGCAGAAAACATTGCTGCTCTATTGACACCTCAATCTGGAGCATATTACGATTTGTGGGTAAATGGAGGGAAAATTTTGTCAGCAGAGCATCCAGAAGTAGTGAAAGCCCGCAATGATAATTCTCATGGAACCAACTTCACTGACTCACCTGAGCCCATTTATGGCAGCCAATTCTTGCCTCGAAAGTTTAAGATTGCTGTGACTGTACCAACAGACAACTCAGTGGATATCCTCACCAATGATATTGGTGTTGTACTAGTTTCTAGTGACGATGGAGAACCTCAAGGCTTTAACATCTAT GTGGGAGGAGGTATGGGAAGGACTCATCGAGTTGggacaacttttcctcgtttggGAGAACCACTAGGCTTTGTCGCCAAAGAAGATATTTTATATGCTATAAAAGCTATTGTTGTTACTCAAAGAGAAAATGGGAGGAGGGATGATAGGAAGTATAGTCGAATGAAATATTTGATTAGCACGTGGGGCATTGAGAAGTTCCGCAGTGTTGTTGAACACTATTATGGTAAGAAGTTTGAAAAATTCAGAGAATTACCTGAGTGGGAATTCAAGAGTTACCTTGGATGGCATGaacag GGTGATGGTGCAATGTTTTGTGGACTGCATATCGATAATGGGCGTATAGGCGGGAAAATGAAACAAACTTTACGAGAAATAATTGAGAAGTATAAACTGAATGTCCGAATTACACCAAACCAGAATTTGATCTTGTGTGATATTAGACGTTCCTGGAGAAGACCTATCACCACAGCTCTTGCCCAAGCAGGTTTACTG TTGCCCAGATACGTTGATCCTCTTAATATAACTTCCATGGCTTGCCCTGCTCTACCACTATGTCCGCTTGCAATAACAGAAGCTGAGAGAGGGATTCCAGAAATTCTCAAACGGGTTCGAGCTGTTTTTGATAAG gTTGGCCTCAAATACAATGAGTCCGTAGTGATAAGAGTGACTGGATGTCCCAATGGCTGTGCCAGACCCTACATGGCTGAACTTGGACTTGTTGGGGATGGCCCCAACAGCTACCAG GTGTACCAACAAAACTGA
- the LOC122029446 gene encoding uncharacterized protein LOC122029446: MAFHIACPLTCRRICDCDLGFDSAPRREALAAEIDALEEFLRDPWAVRPAAEEEEVEEEEEEGEKGVVQVWAPRVAPPAVAAPSVAADDAGAGDEVKRAVLQRQALAASLAAEDYVRRLETGGAAEAPAEAANNLDGEYQGNSAVKVMCRVCFSGEHEGTEKALKMLSCKSCNKKYHRSCLKTLSEHRDLFDWSSWSCPACRICEICRRTGDPNKLMYCKRCDGAYHCYCQRPPHKNVGRGPYLCPKHTRCHSCGSSVPGSGPSTRWFLGYTCCDACGRLFVKGNYCPICLKVYRDSETIPMVCCDVCERWVHCLCDGISDEKYQEFQADQNLQYQCAACRGDCYQVTNIDDAVKELWKRRDIVDCDLIASLREAAGLPSKEEINSNFPYLDNEQIGPILHKNDGIKSLKFSLKGINDKFSKEHEKIVSNKMQAKKMGYQIKLNGKTEDPKLEGQNELTSLERSLRNQNVSEINSFINGGSDIISSSALPKLKIKSSKSQGLRFKECSAKSTIEMETTRSTKLVIHISSKNKIPASSSPRSETSSCHMDQDLITNFGGDDAIKHKVTDSEDDHNHTVQQDTTDGNADNHLRSSNPGSKENSPAKRAKVNENLQKINGGFPDECQLNARKHDPSMGKKRNERSLSSENETIEQSEDIIQKSKRRDISNKSEKGHSGTSLSKFTSSSCPDTKPFLKLKFKSPYFEQKSSWAPTGDEDNSVKGQRSTRKRPSTDKNGWMGNEKLSKLHLGI, encoded by the exons ATGGCGTTCCACATCGCTTGTCCGCTCACTTG CCGCCGGATTTGCGACTGCGATCTGGGATTCGACTCTGCGCCGCGGCGCGAGGCTTTGGCTGCGGAGATCGACGCGCTCGAGGAGTTCTTGAGGGATCCATGGGCCGTTCGCCCTGCCgccgaggaggaggaggtggaggaggaggaagaagagggggaGAAGGGTGTTGTCCAGGTCTGGGCCCCCCGTGTGGCGCCGCCCGCAGTGGCCGCCCCATCCGTGGCGGCGGATGATGCCGGCGCGGGCGACGAGGTTAAGCGTGCGGTGCTGCAGCGGCAGGCGCTGGCTGCTTCCTTGGCAGCGGAGGATTATGTTCGGAGGTTGGAGACGGGTGGTGCAGCA GAGGCACCAGCAGAAGCAGCTAACAACCTTGATGGAGAATATCAAGGGAACTCTGCTGTGAAGGTCATGTGCCGTGTATGTTTTTCTGGGGAACATGAGGGAACTGAGAAAGCTTTGAAAATGCTGTCTTGCAAATCATGCAACAAGAAGTACCACAGAAGTTGCTTAAAAACATTGTCAGAGCATAGAG ATTTATTTGATTGGAGTTCATGGTCTTGCCCCGCTTGTCGCATTTGTGAG ATTTGCAGAAGAACTGGTGATCCTAATAAACTAATGTATTGTAAAAGATGTGACGGTGCTTATCACTGTTATTGTCAGCGTCCACCACACAAG AATGTTGGTCGTGGACCTTATTTGTGTCCAAAACATACAAGGTGTCACAGCTGTGGTTCCAGTGTACCTGGAAGTGGTCCTAGTACAAG GTGGTTTTTAGGCTACACCTGCTGTGATGCCTGTGGTAGATTGTTTGTGAAAGGAAACTACTGTCCTATTTGTCTAAAG GTCTACAGAGATTCTGAAACTATACCGATGGTTTGCTGTGATGTTTGTGAAAGATGGGTCCACTGCCTATGTGATGGCATCAG TGATGAAAAGTATCAGGAGTTCCAAGCAGATCAAAATTTACAATATCAATGTGCTGCATGCCGTGGTGATTGTTACCAG GTCACAAATATAGATGATGCAGTGAAAGAACTTTGGAAGAGGCGAGATATTGTTGATTGTGATTTGATAGCAAGTTTGAGGGAAGCTGCTGGCTTGCCTTCCAAGGAAGAAATAAATTCAAACTTTCCTTACTTGGATAATGAGCAAATTGGTCCAATCCTACATAAAAATGATGGTATCAAATCCCTAAAGTTCTCATTGAAAGGGAttaatgataaattttcaaaagaacatgAGAAGATTGTCTCAAACAAGATGCAAGCAAAGAAAATGGGATATCAGATTAAGTTAAATGGTAAAACAGAAGATCCTAAACTTGAAGGACAGAATGAGTTGACATCACTAGAGAGAAGTTTAAGAAATCAGAACGTCAGTGAGATAAACTCCTTCATAAATGGTGGTTCAGATATAATTTCATCCTCCGCCTTACCTAAACTCAAAATAAAGAGCAGCAAATCACAAGGTCTTCGTTTTAAGGAATGTTCTGCTAAAAGTACAATTGAGATGGAGACAACAAGAAGTACTAAGCTTGTTATACACATTAGCTCAAAAAACAAAATTCCTGCATCCAGTTCCCCAAGATCTGAAACCTCAAGCTGTCATATGGATCAAGACTTGATTACTAACTTTG GTGGTGATGATGCAATCAAGCACAAGGTGACAGATAGCGAGGATGACCATAATCATACTGTCCAACAAGATACCACAGACGGTAATGCAGACAACCATTTGAGAAGTTCAAACCCTGGAAGTAAAGAAAACAGTCCAGCAAAGAGAGCTAAAGTCAATGAGAATCTCCAGAAAATTAATGGTGGTTTCCCTGATGAATGTCAACTTAATGCTAGAAAACATGATCCATCAATGGGCAAGAAAAGGAATGAGAGAAGCCTTTCTTCAGAAAATGAAACCATAGAACAAAGTGAAGACATTATTCAGAAGAGTAAAAGGAGGGATATATCTAACAAGTCTGAGAAGGGCCACAGTGGAACTTCTCTCTCAAAGTTTACCTCGAGTTCCTGCCCAGATACGAAGCCGTTCTTGAAACTCAAGTTTAAGAGTCCATATTTTGAACAGAAAAGCTCCTGGGCTCCTACAGGAGACGAAGACAACTCTGTTAAGGGACAGAGATCGACAAGGAAGAGGCCTTCAACCGATAAGAATGGGTGGATGGGAAatgaaaaattatcaaaattgcaTCTTGGTATCTAA
- the LOC122029683 gene encoding sulfite reductase [ferredoxin], chloroplastic-like isoform X2 translates to MLPDSCGTLASAGFVGESQQARHRLSARWLGSLPPSAAVSGLDSSPPSLSMAASTPAAGVESKIRIPGFQGLQSSVLVPLGREVGPFPIGRSSRSSSVIRAVSTVRPRIKPDNTEVKRSKVELFKEQSNFLRFPLNEELRSEAPNINEAATQLIKFHGSYQQTNRDERGAKSYQFMLRTKNPCGKVPNKLYLVMDDLADEFGIGTLRLTTRQTFQLHGILKKNLQTVMSTIIKNMGSTLGACGDLNRNVLAPAAPFVKKEYVFAQVTAENIAALLTPQSGAYYDLWVNGGKILSAEHPEVVKARNDNSHGTNFTDSPEPIYGSQFLPRKFKIAVTVPTDNSVDILTNDIGVVLVSSDDGEPQGFNIYVGGGMGRTHRVGTTFPRLGEPLGFVAKEDILYAIKAIVVTQRENGRRDDRKYSRMKYLISTWGIEKFRSVVEHYYGKKFEKFRELPEWEFKSYLGWHEQGDGAMFCGLHIDNGRIGGKMKQTLREIIEKYKLNVRITPNQNLILCDIRRSWRRPITTALAQAGLLLPRYVDPLNITSMACPALPLCPLAITEAERGIPEILKRVRAVFDKVGLKYNESVVIRVTGCPNGCARPYMAELGLVGDGPNSYQVYQQN, encoded by the exons ATGCTCCCCGATTCGTGTGGTACTCTTGCTTCGGCGGGTTTCGTTGGCGAATCCCAGCAGGCGCGGCACCGCTTGTCCGCTCGCTGGTTGGGCTCGCTTCCCCCATCCGCAGCTGTTTCAGGACTCGATTCGAGCCCTCCATCGCTGTCCATGGCGGCCTCGACGCCGGCGGCGGGCGTGGAATCGAAAATCCGCATCCCGGGATTCCAGGGGCTCCAATCGTCCGTATTGGTTCCTCTCGGGAGGGAAGTCGGTCCTTTTCCAATCGGACGCTCTTCGAGGTCTTCCTCCGTTATCAGAGCCGTCTCCACGGTGAGACCG CGTATAAAGCCGGATAATACTGAAGTAAAGCGGAGCAAGGTTGAGTTGTTTAAGGAGCAAAGCAACTTCCTTAGGTTTCCTTTAAATGAGGAATTGCGCTCAGAAGCTCCAAATATAAATGAAGCTGCCACTCAGCTAATCAAGTTTCATGGGAGTTATCAACAGACAAATAGAGATGAACGTGGTGCAAAGTCCTACCAGTTTATGCTCCGTACTAAGAATCCTTGTGGGAAAGTCCCAAACAAGCTCTACTTGGTTATGGATGACCTGGCTGATGAGTTTGGAATTGGTACTCTCCGTTTGACCACTAGGCAGACATTTCAATTGCATGGGATCCTGAAGAAAAACCTACAAACTGTGATGAGTACTATTATTAAGAACATGGGATCAACACTTGGTGCATGTGGCGATCTTAATAGGAATGTATTAGCCCCTGCAGCACCATTTGTGAAAAAAGAGTATGTTTTTGCACAGGTGACTGCAGAAAACATTGCTGCTCTATTGACACCTCAATCTGGAGCATATTACGATTTGTGGGTAAATGGAGGGAAAATTTTGTCAGCAGAGCATCCAGAAGTAGTGAAAGCCCGCAATGATAATTCTCATGGAACCAACTTCACTGACTCACCTGAGCCCATTTATGGCAGCCAATTCTTGCCTCGAAAGTTTAAGATTGCTGTGACTGTACCAACAGACAACTCAGTGGATATCCTCACCAATGATATTGGTGTTGTACTAGTTTCTAGTGACGATGGAGAACCTCAAGGCTTTAACATCTAT GTGGGAGGAGGTATGGGAAGGACTCATCGAGTTGggacaacttttcctcgtttggGAGAACCACTAGGCTTTGTCGCCAAAGAAGATATTTTATATGCTATAAAAGCTATTGTTGTTACTCAAAGAGAAAATGGGAGGAGGGATGATAGGAAGTATAGTCGAATGAAATATTTGATTAGCACGTGGGGCATTGAGAAGTTCCGCAGTGTTGTTGAACACTATTATGGTAAGAAGTTTGAAAAATTCAGAGAATTACCTGAGTGGGAATTCAAGAGTTACCTTGGATGGCATGaacag GGTGATGGTGCAATGTTTTGTGGACTGCATATCGATAATGGGCGTATAGGCGGGAAAATGAAACAAACTTTACGAGAAATAATTGAGAAGTATAAACTGAATGTCCGAATTACACCAAACCAGAATTTGATCTTGTGTGATATTAGACGTTCCTGGAGAAGACCTATCACCACAGCTCTTGCCCAAGCAGGTTTACTG TTGCCCAGATACGTTGATCCTCTTAATATAACTTCCATGGCTTGCCCTGCTCTACCACTATGTCCGCTTGCAATAACAGAAGCTGAGAGAGGGATTCCAGAAATTCTCAAACGGGTTCGAGCTGTTTTTGATAAG gTTGGCCTCAAATACAATGAGTCCGTAGTGATAAGAGTGACTGGATGTCCCAATGGCTGTGCCAGACCCTACATGGCTGAACTTGGACTTGTTGGGGATGGCCCCAACAGCTACCAG